The following are encoded together in the Populus trichocarpa isolate Nisqually-1 chromosome 5, P.trichocarpa_v4.1, whole genome shotgun sequence genome:
- the LOC7479145 gene encoding uncharacterized protein LOC7479145 isoform X2, producing the protein MHTSFDGKVDVEFDFWGASETQYYSNDRGASEVEFQAQVEEDFADYSLPLWKTDMSRNVRNESSPLLPRGHHYSNISPRSRLKVMAEGRRKLMEIVHSMPESSYELSLKDIVDEQQISEGAQDEMPKQRTTSDFKSEAQIIKKQKTKKTKSFSKSGNISRSRSMEKENFLIKMFIPTSLSFKIRDNTRNGSKVLPRSSMELTDNREDKKWWIKGILFKGECKNSGKSSSTRTSSSNSSTRTSSSNSRYDNMEALPSCWPFFRTKKSRRTRLEGHIF; encoded by the exons ATGCACACCAGTTTTGATGGGAAGGTAGATGTAGAGTTTGATTTCTGGGGTGCAAGTGAAACCCAATATTACAGTAATGATAGAGGTGCTAGTGAAGTAGAGTTTCAAGCGCAGGTTGAAGAAGACTTTGCTGATTACTCACTACCCTTATGGAAAACAGATATGTCAAGAAACGTTAGAAATGAATCCTCTCCCTTACTTCCCCGTGGCCATCATTACAGTAATATTTCGCCGAGGTCTCGGCTAAAAGTGATGGCAGAAGGTAGGAGGAAGCTCATGGAGATTGTTCATAGCATGCCAGAATCTAGTTATGAACTGTCTTTAAAGGATATTGTTGATGAGCAGCAGATTTCTGAAGGGGCACAGGACGAGATGCCGAAGCAAAGGACGACTTCTGATTTCAAGTCTGAGGCTCAAATCATCAAGAAACAGAAGACgaagaaaacaaagagtttCAGTAAGTCGggtaatatttcaagaagtagaAGCATGGAAAAGGAAAATTTCTTGATCAAGATGTTCATTCCAACTTCTCTCAGTTTCAAGATCAGAGACAACACAAGAAATGGCTCAAAAGTTCTTCCAAGGTCATCGATGGAACTAACTGATAACCGTGAAGATAAGAAGTGGTGGATCAAAGGGATTTTGTTTAAAGGAGAATGTAAGAACAGTGGAAAGAGCAGCAGCACAAGAACTAGTAGCAGCAATAGCAGCACACGCACTAGTAGCAGCAATAGCAG GTATGACAATATGGAGGCCTTGCCAAGTTGCTGGCCTTTTTTCCGCACTAAGAAAAGCAGGAGGACAAGACTCGAAGGACACATCTTCTAA
- the LOC7466854 gene encoding uncharacterized protein LOC7466854 isoform X2 encodes MEGFQEFEPIFNEPRIGWAKNSNPGSGLMDQFLMHIFAPDDNHLKIQVTDYHSNTFEAVKSVMQLDDMRDCIGIGGSWAEFVEYLVASFKAEDVKLVLEKLSDSDARDAMANMSFGLFKAFKRTKNLVLQEKEHSLQLTKVISAEKERSENIQSQLGKRQKLEKMNSSDRLDVSGPPASNGAQNSPDKLAGRDPASTKVTNRVVPAFRRAKVRGALLQDIEDDKDN; translated from the exons ATGGAGGGTTTTCAAGAATTTGAACCCATTTTTAATGAGCCCAGAATTGGATGGGCAAAGAATTCAAACCCGGGTTCGGGTTTGATGGATCAATTCTTGATGCATATATTTGCTCCTGATGACAATCACCTTAAAATTCAAGTAACTGATTATCATTCCAATACTTTTGAGGCTGTTAAATCAGTTATGCAGCTTGATGACATG AGGGATTGTATTGGCATTGGAGGGTCTTGGGCTGAGTTTGTTGAGTACCTTGTTGCTTCTTTTAAAGCTGAAGATGTAAAGCTTGTCCTTGAGAAACTTTCGGATTCGGATG CTAGGGATGCCATGGCAAACATGTCTTTTGGGCTATTCAAGGCATTCAAACGCACGAAGAATTTGGTTCTACAAG AGAAAGAGCACTCTTTGCAGTTGACAAAAGTTATATCAGCCGAAAAG GAGAGGAGTGAAAATATCCAGAGTCAATTGGGAAAGAGACAGAAGTTAGAAAAGATGAATTCTTCAGACAGACTAGATGTTTCTGGTCCTCCAGCCAGTAATGGAGCACAAAATTCTCCag ACAAACTAGCAGGCCGAGATCCTGCCTCAACAAAAGTTACCAATCGTGTTGTACCAGCATTTCGCAG GGCAAAAGTGAGGGGTGCCTTACTTCAGGATATAGAAGATGACAAAGATAACTAG
- the LOC7466854 gene encoding uncharacterized protein LOC7466854 isoform X1, which translates to MEGFQEFEPIFNEPRIGWAKNSNPGSGLMDQFLMHIFAPDDNHLKIQVTDYHSNTFEAVKSVMQLDDMRDCIGIGGSWAEFVEYLVASFKAEDVKLVLEKLSDSDGVAYAKLVAQKSKGMPLISISLTKLLDNAARDAMANMSFGLFKAFKRTKNLVLQEKEHSLQLTKVISAEKERSENIQSQLGKRQKLEKMNSSDRLDVSGPPASNGAQNSPDKLAGRDPASTKVTNRVVPAFRRAKVRGALLQDIEDDKDN; encoded by the exons ATGGAGGGTTTTCAAGAATTTGAACCCATTTTTAATGAGCCCAGAATTGGATGGGCAAAGAATTCAAACCCGGGTTCGGGTTTGATGGATCAATTCTTGATGCATATATTTGCTCCTGATGACAATCACCTTAAAATTCAAGTAACTGATTATCATTCCAATACTTTTGAGGCTGTTAAATCAGTTATGCAGCTTGATGACATG AGGGATTGTATTGGCATTGGAGGGTCTTGGGCTGAGTTTGTTGAGTACCTTGTTGCTTCTTTTAAAGCTGAAGATGTAAAGCTTGTCCTTGAGAAACTTTCGGATTCGGATG GTGTGGCATATGCAAAATTAGTGGCTCAGAAATCGAAAGGAATGCCACTAATTTCCATTTCCCTCACAAAACTTCTGGACAATGCAGCTAGGGATGCCATGGCAAACATGTCTTTTGGGCTATTCAAGGCATTCAAACGCACGAAGAATTTGGTTCTACAAG AGAAAGAGCACTCTTTGCAGTTGACAAAAGTTATATCAGCCGAAAAG GAGAGGAGTGAAAATATCCAGAGTCAATTGGGAAAGAGACAGAAGTTAGAAAAGATGAATTCTTCAGACAGACTAGATGTTTCTGGTCCTCCAGCCAGTAATGGAGCACAAAATTCTCCag ACAAACTAGCAGGCCGAGATCCTGCCTCAACAAAAGTTACCAATCGTGTTGTACCAGCATTTCGCAG GGCAAAAGTGAGGGGTGCCTTACTTCAGGATATAGAAGATGACAAAGATAACTAG